In a single window of the Candidatus Eisenbacteria bacterium genome:
- a CDS encoding prepilin peptidase produces MTASSMLVQLTALALGLVIGSFLNVVIARLPKGESIVSPRSRCPKCRKPIRPWDNIPVLSWFLLRGRCRDCGKRISWRYPLIEASAGILLWLVSLRVEHPALLVPHAVFVLALLAIAWIDLDTRTIPDALTIPGVGLGLAASLFGPPGLDAALLGAAVGGTSLWLVGYLYERSTGVPGMGGGDVKLAAMMGAFLGMGGVFGAIFLASLLGSVFGAALIALGRGSRRTAIPFGTFLAPSAIVLLLYGDSLARWYRSLVP; encoded by the coding sequence ATGACCGCCTCGTCGATGCTGGTGCAGCTGACGGCCCTGGCGCTCGGTCTCGTGATCGGAAGCTTCCTGAACGTCGTGATCGCGCGCTTGCCGAAGGGCGAGTCCATCGTCTCGCCGCGGTCGCGCTGCCCGAAGTGCCGGAAGCCCATCCGTCCCTGGGACAACATCCCCGTTCTCTCCTGGTTCCTCCTCCGGGGCCGGTGCCGCGACTGCGGGAAGAGGATTTCGTGGCGCTATCCCCTGATCGAGGCCTCCGCGGGCATCCTCCTGTGGCTCGTGTCGCTCCGGGTCGAGCACCCGGCGCTCCTCGTCCCTCACGCGGTCTTCGTCCTCGCCCTCCTCGCGATCGCATGGATCGATCTCGACACGCGCACGATTCCCGACGCGCTGACGATCCCGGGCGTCGGGCTCGGGCTCGCCGCCAGTCTCTTCGGTCCGCCGGGACTCGACGCCGCCCTCCTGGGCGCGGCCGTGGGCGGCACGAGCCTCTGGCTCGTCGGCTATCTGTACGAGCGCTCCACGGGCGTGCCCGGGATGGGAGGCGGCGACGTGAAGCTCGCGGCCATGATGGGCGCGTTCCTCGGCATGGGCGGCGTGTTCGGGGCGATCTTCCTCGCCTCCCTCCTGGGCTCGGTCTTCGGCGCGGCGCTCATCGCGCTCGGCCGCGGATCGCGCCGCACGGCGATCCCGTTCGGCACCTTCCTCGCTCCCTCCGCGATCGTGCTCCTGCTCTACGGCGATTCGCTCGCGCGCTGGTACCGGTCTCTCGTTCCCTGA
- a CDS encoding type II secretion system protein, with product MLRNEKGFTLIELMIVVVIIGILAAIAIPNFVAMQDRARESSVKANMHSLQLAMEDFAVKNTGVYPVPADAAAIKANFPAGTYPTNPFTGVADEVPTFGAAPAAQGRYGPSTMTTTNYTIQGYGKSALISLALSNG from the coding sequence ATGCTCCGGAACGAGAAGGGTTTCACGCTGATCGAGCTCATGATCGTGGTGGTCATCATCGGGATCCTCGCCGCGATCGCCATCCCGAACTTCGTCGCCATGCAGGATCGCGCCCGTGAGTCGAGCGTGAAGGCGAACATGCACAGCCTCCAGCTCGCGATGGAAGACTTCGCCGTGAAGAACACGGGCGTGTACCCGGTCCCGGCGGACGCGGCTGCGATCAAGGCCAACTTCCCGGCCGGCACGTACCCGACGAATCCGTTCACGGGCGTGGCGGACGAGGTCCCGACGTTCGGCGCGGCCCCGGCGGCCCAGGGTCGCTACGGTCCGTCCACCATGACGACGACGAACTACACCATCCAGGGCTACGGCAAGTCGGCCCTGATCTCGCTGGCGCTGTCCAACGGCTAA
- a CDS encoding ATP-binding protein, translating into MNAVILGRTALVILVAGMAGAFSDFGPNLTRHFPFAFLVALSTGLAVAYYRTAKSGADTDALLTTQFLVDIAVISYLLLFTGGTSSQFAPLYLLAPLLGGIFFMVRGGLFFAAAASIAYAAFYVVERGGLVPMAYGLTERLPDSALSLRLVLYVPLFFVVGTIGGAIGRSLQEGDRALAEARAQLDRALFDTETILENLSSGLATIDAGGVVRHWNRAAAEILGVSAGEVQGRHYVDAFQDGFEALRFRLREALERGAEGKRYEVNVRVGDGRTVPLGMSTTLLLGTAGERRGVIALFQDLSEVKDLEDRIRRGETLAAIGELSAGIAHEIRNCLNPISGSVEVLQRELKVKGENARLLDLIVKESERLDNFIRELLDYARERPLKSERVEAVELTSESLEIARRHPSASARKKVTFQKPGEPVYVHADFDQMKQVLTNLLINALESIDQEGSVVIQVREDRRAPGGWGRSGGNRALIEIADTGAGIAPEDLKRVFEPFFTTKQGGTGLGLAIASRIVERHGGRLEIESRIGEGTTMRLWVPQQEPARTVAHAA; encoded by the coding sequence GTGAACGCGGTCATCCTGGGCCGGACGGCCCTCGTGATCCTGGTCGCGGGAATGGCGGGCGCCTTTTCCGACTTCGGGCCGAACCTGACCCGGCACTTCCCCTTCGCGTTCCTCGTGGCGCTCTCCACGGGACTCGCGGTCGCGTACTACCGCACGGCGAAGAGCGGGGCGGACACGGACGCCCTCCTCACGACGCAGTTCCTGGTCGACATCGCGGTGATCTCGTACCTGCTCCTCTTCACCGGGGGAACGTCCAGCCAGTTCGCGCCGCTCTATCTCCTGGCGCCGCTCCTCGGGGGGATCTTCTTCATGGTGCGGGGCGGGCTCTTCTTCGCGGCGGCGGCGTCCATCGCGTACGCCGCGTTCTACGTGGTGGAGCGGGGCGGGCTCGTGCCCATGGCCTACGGGCTCACGGAGAGGCTCCCGGACTCGGCCCTCTCGCTCCGGCTCGTCCTCTACGTGCCGCTCTTCTTCGTGGTGGGAACGATCGGCGGCGCGATCGGACGATCGCTCCAGGAGGGGGACCGCGCGCTGGCGGAGGCCCGCGCCCAGCTCGACCGGGCGCTCTTCGACACGGAAACCATTCTGGAAAACCTCTCGAGCGGGCTGGCCACGATCGACGCCGGCGGTGTGGTGCGGCACTGGAACCGGGCCGCCGCCGAGATCCTGGGCGTCTCGGCCGGGGAGGTGCAGGGCCGCCACTACGTGGACGCGTTCCAGGACGGTTTCGAGGCGCTCCGCTTCCGCCTCCGGGAGGCGCTCGAGCGCGGAGCCGAAGGAAAGCGATACGAAGTCAACGTGCGCGTGGGGGACGGCCGGACGGTGCCGCTCGGAATGTCCACGACGCTCCTCCTGGGCACCGCCGGGGAGCGCCGAGGGGTGATCGCCCTCTTCCAGGACCTCTCCGAGGTGAAGGATCTGGAGGATCGGATCCGCCGGGGCGAGACGCTCGCCGCGATCGGCGAGCTATCGGCCGGCATCGCGCACGAGATCCGGAATTGCCTGAACCCGATCTCGGGATCGGTCGAGGTGCTCCAGCGCGAGCTCAAGGTGAAGGGGGAGAACGCGCGACTCCTCGACCTGATCGTCAAGGAGTCCGAGCGGCTCGACAACTTCATCCGCGAGCTCCTGGACTACGCCCGTGAGCGTCCGCTCAAGTCGGAGCGGGTGGAGGCGGTGGAGCTGACGTCCGAGTCGCTCGAGATCGCCAGGCGCCACCCCAGCGCCTCGGCGAGGAAGAAGGTGACGTTCCAGAAGCCGGGCGAGCCCGTGTACGTCCACGCCGACTTCGACCAGATGAAGCAGGTTCTGACGAATCTGCTCATCAACGCTCTCGAATCGATCGATCAGGAGGGCTCGGTCGTGATCCAGGTGAGGGAGGACCGCCGGGCGCCGGGCGGATGGGGCCGGTCGGGAGGGAACCGGGCGCTGATCGAGATCGCGGATACCGGCGCGGGCATCGCGCCGGAGGACCTGAAGCGCGTCTTCGAGCCGTTCTTCACCACGAAACAGGGCGGCACCGGTCTCGGACTCGCGATCGCGAGCCGGATCGTGGAACGCCATGGCGGACGTCTGGAAATCGAGAGCCGGATCGGCGAGGGGACCACGATGCGCCTGTGGGTCCCCCAGCAGGAGCCGGCACGCACCGTCGCGCACGCGGCATAA
- a CDS encoding FG-GAP-like repeat-containing protein — MTAHRTNRTAGFTLVEITVAVLLFALVIGSIYEIYVRGEKSQQIGIELAEANQNARSGVDLIARELRSAGYGIDPSVQPSIVTGSQYRVTFALDVNGNRVIDMGEVVTYFLDPSSSDPLVASSPNPYDFVLRRKAGASGDSLAAPASGQGEIVAYGLTQRSADNVTAKNVPLFSYRDASNTALELKAGTSNDPAGVFFGKTVSTADLGIPPGPGTSSRVKSILVNMVTETKQKNVQSGGYDRVNVATSVDPRNFPFLAQANQFTQANTAGTGTGSGSGTGTGSGTGTGTGTGTGTATGTATGTGTGTGLPPSQPPIHIPTDRVLSLVVADLDERDDEEGSQTTDNDQHDLDIIVGTKASGVANIRVWWNGQPDRYTGGVYFRQTESYLGNASFDIPVLAAGNVDKSEEEDTDVVSGIAAGTNVGRFQIWQNQSFGNTGERPGVVGTVSNPVTPNGQFWDNPGTGEVRGMALRDLNGDGARDVVLGTKTNSNAGKLEIWWNDGAGSFSHDPSLDVYTASGEVRAVAIADMNQDGYPDIVAGTKTNTADTGGAIDILFSNGLSLRRFTTTFSVAAGGSVYGLVTARMDNDGVPDVVTAVRTGNTTGKIEFWQNKGTMVSALVRRDEQATPGPAISVAVGRVDYGNFSNDIVVGTAGAGGSTPPAVQAFFCDPEATNGAIIPNAFNWADANAGGAVNALAIGKLECSQDAPDKDPLSDIIAGTATSASTGDLVIYLNPYASTILP; from the coding sequence GTGACGGCTCATCGAACGAATCGAACCGCAGGCTTCACCCTGGTCGAGATCACGGTCGCGGTGCTCCTGTTCGCCCTGGTGATCGGCTCGATCTACGAGATCTACGTCCGCGGCGAGAAGTCCCAGCAGATCGGGATCGAGCTCGCCGAGGCGAACCAGAACGCGCGGAGCGGCGTTGACCTGATCGCGCGCGAGCTGCGCTCGGCCGGATACGGGATCGACCCCTCCGTCCAGCCCTCGATCGTCACCGGTTCCCAGTACCGCGTGACGTTCGCGCTCGACGTGAACGGAAACCGCGTGATCGACATGGGCGAGGTGGTCACCTACTTCCTCGATCCCAGCTCGAGCGACCCCCTGGTGGCGTCGAGCCCGAACCCGTACGACTTCGTGCTCCGGCGCAAGGCGGGTGCGAGCGGAGACTCGCTGGCCGCCCCCGCGTCCGGCCAGGGAGAGATCGTGGCGTACGGCCTGACGCAGCGGTCGGCGGACAACGTGACCGCGAAGAACGTCCCGCTCTTCTCGTACCGGGACGCGAGCAACACGGCGCTCGAGCTGAAGGCCGGCACGTCCAACGATCCGGCCGGAGTCTTCTTCGGCAAGACCGTGTCCACCGCGGATCTCGGCATTCCGCCGGGACCGGGGACCTCGAGCCGGGTCAAGTCCATCCTCGTCAACATGGTGACCGAGACGAAGCAGAAGAACGTGCAGAGCGGCGGCTACGACCGAGTGAACGTGGCCACCTCGGTGGATCCTCGTAACTTCCCGTTCCTCGCGCAGGCGAACCAGTTCACGCAGGCGAACACCGCGGGAACCGGCACGGGCAGCGGCTCCGGAACCGGAACGGGGAGCGGCACCGGCACGGGGACCGGCACCGGAACCGGCACGGCCACGGGGACCGCCACGGGCACGGGAACCGGCACGGGCCTGCCGCCGAGTCAGCCGCCGATCCACATCCCGACGGACCGGGTGCTTTCCCTCGTGGTCGCCGATCTGGACGAGCGCGACGATGAAGAGGGCTCGCAGACCACGGACAACGACCAGCACGACCTGGACATCATCGTGGGCACCAAGGCGAGCGGTGTGGCCAACATTCGCGTGTGGTGGAACGGCCAGCCGGACCGCTACACCGGGGGCGTCTACTTCCGTCAGACGGAGAGCTATCTGGGGAACGCGTCGTTCGACATCCCGGTCCTCGCGGCCGGCAACGTGGACAAGTCGGAGGAGGAGGACACCGACGTCGTCTCCGGCATCGCCGCGGGCACCAACGTGGGGCGGTTCCAGATCTGGCAGAACCAGTCGTTCGGCAACACCGGAGAGCGGCCCGGCGTGGTCGGGACCGTTTCGAATCCGGTCACGCCCAACGGCCAGTTCTGGGACAACCCGGGCACCGGCGAGGTGCGCGGCATGGCCCTGCGGGACCTGAACGGGGACGGAGCCCGGGATGTCGTGCTCGGGACGAAGACCAACTCCAACGCGGGGAAGCTCGAGATCTGGTGGAACGACGGAGCCGGCTCCTTCAGTCACGACCCTTCCCTCGACGTGTACACCGCGAGCGGAGAGGTCCGAGCCGTCGCGATCGCCGACATGAACCAGGACGGCTACCCGGACATCGTCGCCGGGACCAAGACCAACACCGCCGACACGGGCGGCGCCATCGACATCCTGTTCAGCAACGGGCTCTCGCTCCGCCGCTTCACGACCACGTTCTCGGTGGCGGCCGGAGGGTCCGTCTACGGCCTCGTGACCGCGCGGATGGACAACGACGGTGTTCCCGACGTCGTCACCGCGGTTCGCACCGGCAACACGACGGGCAAGATCGAGTTCTGGCAGAACAAGGGCACGATGGTGAGCGCGCTCGTCCGCCGGGACGAGCAGGCGACGCCGGGCCCGGCCATCTCGGTGGCGGTCGGCCGCGTCGACTACGGCAATTTCAGCAACGACATCGTGGTCGGGACCGCGGGCGCGGGCGGTTCCACTCCTCCCGCGGTGCAGGCCTTCTTCTGCGATCCCGAGGCGACCAACGGCGCCATCATCCCGAACGCGTTCAACTGGGCCGACGCCAACGCGGGCGGCGCCGTGAACGCGCTGGCCATTGGCAAGCTCGAGTGCTCGCAGGACGCTCCGGACAAGGATCCGCTGAGCGACATCATCGCCGGCACGGCGACCAGCGCCAGCACGGGGGACCTGGTGATCTACCTCAACCCGTACGCTTCCACGATCCTTCCGTGA
- a CDS encoding ABC transporter permease yields MRPVLAIARNTIREALRERIALVAVVFGLAMVIASQVLAPLALGEGKKIVTDFGLAGSSLLATMLAVTLGTSLLHKELERRTIYSVMAKPVRRTEFLIGKFLGLWSTGAALLAVTTLMVLAVLTVAYRDPSWILAGSLALTLVEIGIVTAFVVFFSSFTTPGLAAFFTVTSLVAGHFAEDLLYFGTHGAAPALEIATTAAYWVLPHLTVFNARGLVVHGTPVPPERILFAVAYGLLYMGALLTAASAIFERREFR; encoded by the coding sequence GTGAGGCCCGTGCTCGCGATCGCTCGAAACACGATTCGCGAGGCGCTCCGGGAGCGCATCGCGCTCGTCGCGGTGGTCTTCGGACTGGCGATGGTGATCGCTTCGCAGGTCCTCGCGCCGCTCGCTCTGGGCGAGGGGAAGAAGATCGTGACCGACTTCGGGCTCGCGGGCTCGTCGCTCCTCGCGACGATGCTCGCCGTCACGCTCGGCACGAGCCTGCTCCACAAGGAGCTCGAGCGACGGACGATCTACTCCGTCATGGCGAAGCCGGTCCGGCGCACCGAGTTCCTGATCGGGAAGTTCCTGGGACTCTGGTCCACCGGCGCCGCGCTCCTGGCGGTGACGACCCTCATGGTGCTCGCGGTCCTCACGGTGGCCTACCGCGACCCGTCGTGGATCCTGGCCGGGTCGCTCGCGCTCACGCTCGTGGAGATCGGGATCGTCACGGCCTTCGTGGTCTTCTTCTCGTCGTTCACGACCCCCGGCCTCGCCGCGTTCTTCACGGTGACGTCGCTCGTCGCCGGACACTTCGCGGAGGATCTCCTCTATTTCGGAACGCACGGAGCCGCCCCTGCGCTCGAGATCGCGACGACGGCGGCCTACTGGGTGCTCCCGCATCTCACCGTGTTCAACGCGCGCGGGCTCGTGGTCCATGGCACGCCGGTGCCGCCCGAACGCATCCTCTTCGCGGTGGCGTACGGGCTCCTCTACATGGGCGCGCTCCTCACGGCCGCTTCCGCCATCTTCGAGCGGCGGGAGTTCCGGTGA
- a CDS encoding GspH/FimT family pseudopilin — translation MTGARDGRLSPSEGFTLVELMIVIVIFGIVSAIALPGFNKFMRSLDLNSQVQRTATTIRVVRQKAITENNNYVIYWDNTIKGWGWWDDDDNDGVKDGMEKYAAPEALPAWIAITNSTTNPFPSDSVSFLPNGSASASGSVIFSNTDGFTRSLSVVRPTGMVTVQ, via the coding sequence ATGACCGGAGCGCGCGACGGGCGGCTCTCGCCAAGCGAGGGCTTCACCCTGGTCGAGCTCATGATCGTGATCGTGATCTTCGGGATCGTCAGCGCGATCGCACTCCCCGGATTCAACAAGTTCATGAGAAGCCTCGACCTCAACAGCCAGGTGCAGCGCACGGCCACGACGATCCGTGTCGTGCGCCAGAAGGCGATCACGGAGAACAACAACTACGTCATCTATTGGGACAACACCATCAAGGGGTGGGGCTGGTGGGACGACGACGACAACGACGGGGTCAAGGACGGGATGGAGAAGTACGCCGCCCCCGAGGCGCTTCCGGCGTGGATCGCGATCACGAACTCGACGACGAACCCGTTTCCTTCGGACTCGGTGTCGTTCCTTCCGAACGGCAGCGCGAGCGCCTCGGGGAGCGTGATCTTCTCGAACACGGACGGGTTCACCCGGTCGCTCTCGGTGGTCCGCCCGACAGGGATGGTGACGGTGCAATGA
- a CDS encoding ABC transporter ATP-binding protein encodes MRTGTQEPARRSIPGAEPADMHEVAPLSPLVIEGLTKTYRDPMTLRPFTAVSDVTFELRRGEIFGLLGPNGAGKTTTIKLVLGLARPSKGRVLLDGRDPGDPNARRRLGYLPENPCFYDHLNAAEYLELVGDLFGLDPSIRRRRSVSLLERLGLASHAKKPLRKYSKGMTQRLGLVQALLNEPTLLVLDEPMSGLDPIGRAEVKQILREERSRGVTILLSSHVLAETESICDRVGILQGGRLLEVGAIPDLVRTGVRDWEIAVDGVTEETAASLRDAGHEIEPAGTRTVIRVAEGTALQETLARLTRLGLFIHAVEPRRETLEEHFVRALRRSGGDAA; translated from the coding sequence GTGAGAACCGGAACGCAGGAACCGGCCCGCCGCTCCATTCCCGGAGCGGAGCCGGCGGACATGCACGAGGTCGCGCCCCTTTCACCGCTCGTGATCGAGGGGCTGACGAAGACGTACCGCGATCCGATGACGCTCCGGCCGTTCACGGCCGTCTCGGACGTGACCTTCGAGCTCCGCCGCGGCGAGATCTTCGGGCTCCTGGGTCCGAACGGCGCCGGGAAGACGACCACGATCAAGCTCGTCCTGGGTCTCGCCCGTCCGTCGAAGGGCCGCGTGCTTCTCGACGGGCGCGACCCGGGCGATCCCAACGCGCGCCGGCGGCTCGGGTATCTCCCCGAGAATCCCTGCTTCTACGATCACCTCAATGCGGCCGAGTACCTCGAGCTGGTGGGGGACCTCTTCGGCCTGGACCCCTCGATTCGGCGGCGCCGCTCGGTGAGCCTCCTGGAGCGTCTCGGCCTCGCGTCGCACGCGAAGAAGCCGCTCCGCAAGTACTCCAAGGGCATGACCCAGCGCCTGGGCCTCGTGCAGGCGCTCCTGAACGAGCCCACGCTCCTCGTCCTGGACGAGCCGATGTCGGGGCTCGACCCGATCGGGCGCGCCGAGGTGAAGCAGATCCTGCGCGAGGAGCGCTCGCGCGGCGTCACGATTCTCCTGTCGAGCCACGTGCTCGCCGAGACGGAGTCCATCTGCGACCGGGTCGGAATCCTCCAGGGAGGACGCCTGCTCGAGGTCGGCGCCATTCCCGACCTGGTGCGGACGGGCGTCCGGGACTGGGAGATCGCCGTCGACGGAGTCACCGAGGAGACCGCGGCTTCGCTCCGCGACGCCGGGCACGAGATCGAGCCCGCCGGGACCCGCACGGTGATCCGCGTGGCCGAGGGGACCGCGCTCCAGGAGACCCTGGCGCGGCTCACGCGCCTCGGACTCTTCATCCACGCCGTCGAGCCGAGACGCGAGACGCTCGAGGAGCACTTCGTGCGGGCGCTCCGCCGGTCCGGAGGAGATGCCGCGTGA
- a CDS encoding pilus assembly PilX N-terminal domain-containing protein has protein sequence MVPASNRPVSARQSESGNALVAALLILMVLTAAGVAFMAVTKSEKQISGNAVVATEAFYNAEAGISEGLYRMSFKKDSLNFIGPTGPETPGWGRYIVHASGASDLDPDHGVLGADGLDNDEDGFIDESGERYPEILSKQDAGDGGMQYPYVRVEYKTQGGQLVRYGDADQNAVTPPKE, from the coding sequence ATGGTCCCAGCGTCGAATCGACCGGTATCCGCGCGGCAGAGCGAGTCGGGGAACGCGCTCGTGGCGGCCCTCCTGATCCTGATGGTCTTGACGGCCGCGGGGGTGGCGTTCATGGCCGTGACGAAGTCGGAGAAGCAAATCTCCGGAAACGCGGTCGTGGCCACGGAAGCCTTCTACAACGCGGAGGCCGGGATCAGCGAGGGGCTCTACCGCATGTCCTTCAAGAAGGACTCCCTCAACTTCATCGGCCCGACCGGCCCGGAGACCCCTGGCTGGGGCCGCTACATCGTCCATGCCTCCGGAGCGAGCGATCTCGACCCGGACCACGGGGTTCTGGGCGCGGACGGTCTGGACAACGACGAGGACGGATTCATCGACGAGTCCGGCGAGCGATACCCGGAGATCCTGAGCAAGCAGGACGCCGGGGACGGTGGGATGCAGTATCCGTACGTGCGGGTGGAATACAAGACGCAGGGCGGCCAGCTCGTCCGCTATGGCGACGCGGACCAGAACGCCGTCACGCCTCCGAAGGAG
- a CDS encoding sigma-54 dependent transcriptional regulator: MAGEKILIVDDEESMVQFLSILLSKEGYEVHVARSGREALQRADEDSFDVVVTDIKMPGEIDGLGVLSGVKKIDPSIPVVIRTAFASQKSAIEALNRGAYQYLEKSAKNDEIRLTIKNALAMRRVQSENVLLKRQLKRTDETKEIIGHSEQIQRVLKLVERVADSDSTILIVGESGTGKELIAKKIHYLSRRSDGPFVSINCGALPKDLLESNLFGHVKGSFTGAVRDQEGLLAVAGGGSFFLDEVGETLPATQVKLLRALQEREIIPVGGTKPRKIDVRLIAATNADLERAVTENRFRPDLFYRLNVIQIRLPALRERKEDIEEMVEHFLKKLTAGKEPKTVSREARDVLLAYDWPGNVRELENVIERAVILTEDGVITPPDLPERVLQGGKGRGSLVIDNPTMTLDELEREYILKVLHYTNNQKKRASEILGINPSTLYRKLLSYGLLHEKEVLEAEA; this comes from the coding sequence GTGGCCGGCGAAAAGATCCTGATCGTGGACGATGAAGAGAGCATGGTCCAGTTCCTCTCCATCCTTCTCTCGAAGGAGGGGTACGAGGTCCACGTCGCCCGCTCGGGACGCGAGGCGCTGCAGCGCGCGGACGAGGACAGCTTCGACGTCGTCGTCACCGACATCAAGATGCCCGGCGAAATCGACGGGCTCGGCGTGCTCTCCGGCGTCAAGAAGATCGACCCCTCCATTCCCGTCGTGATTCGAACCGCGTTCGCGTCGCAGAAGTCGGCGATCGAGGCCCTGAACCGCGGCGCCTACCAGTACCTCGAGAAGAGCGCGAAGAACGACGAGATCCGCCTGACGATCAAGAACGCGCTCGCGATGCGCCGCGTGCAGTCGGAGAACGTCCTCCTGAAGCGGCAGCTCAAGCGGACCGACGAGACCAAGGAGATCATCGGCCACAGCGAGCAGATCCAGCGGGTGCTGAAGCTGGTGGAGCGCGTGGCCGACTCGGACTCGACGATCCTGATCGTGGGGGAGAGCGGCACCGGGAAGGAGCTGATCGCGAAGAAGATCCACTACCTGAGCCGGCGGTCCGACGGCCCGTTCGTGTCGATCAACTGCGGCGCGCTGCCCAAGGACCTCCTCGAGTCGAACCTGTTCGGGCACGTGAAGGGCTCCTTCACGGGCGCGGTGCGGGACCAGGAAGGACTCCTCGCCGTGGCCGGCGGCGGCTCGTTCTTCCTCGACGAGGTCGGGGAGACGCTCCCCGCGACCCAGGTGAAGCTCCTGCGCGCGCTGCAGGAGCGCGAGATCATCCCCGTGGGGGGGACGAAGCCCCGGAAGATCGACGTGCGGCTCATCGCCGCGACGAACGCGGACCTCGAGCGTGCCGTCACCGAGAACCGGTTCCGGCCCGACCTCTTCTACCGCCTCAACGTGATCCAGATCCGCCTCCCGGCGCTCCGCGAGCGCAAGGAGGACATCGAGGAGATGGTCGAGCACTTCCTGAAGAAGCTCACGGCGGGCAAGGAGCCGAAGACCGTGAGTCGCGAGGCGCGGGACGTACTGCTCGCCTACGACTGGCCGGGGAACGTGCGCGAGCTGGAGAACGTCATCGAGCGCGCGGTCATCCTGACCGAGGACGGGGTGATCACCCCTCCCGACCTCCCGGAGCGGGTGCTCCAGGGCGGGAAGGGCCGCGGGAGCCTGGTGATCGACAATCCGACCATGACGCTCGACGAGCTGGAGCGCGAGTACATCCTCAAGGTGCTCCACTACACGAACAATCAGAAGAAGCGAGCTTCCGAGATCCTGGGGATCAATCCCTCCACGCTGTACCGGAAGCTCCTGTCGTACGGGTTGCTGCACGAGAAGGAAGTCCTGGAGGCCGAGGCGTAG
- a CDS encoding prepilin-type N-terminal cleavage/methylation domain-containing protein, giving the protein MLQDSKGFTLIELMIVVVIIGILAAIAMPNFYAMESRARESSVKANMHSLQLAIEDYAAVNNGLYPLAADIAAVKANMPTGTWPTNPFTNVADEAPTWGVDPAGAGRYGVNPSTILSYTIKGHGSAGLVLLQLTNG; this is encoded by the coding sequence GTGCTCCAGGACTCGAAGGGCTTCACCTTGATCGAGCTGATGATCGTGGTGGTCATCATCGGAATCCTCGCGGCGATCGCCATGCCGAACTTCTACGCGATGGAGAGCAGGGCACGCGAATCGAGCGTGAAAGCGAATATGCACAGTCTCCAACTCGCGATAGAGGATTACGCGGCGGTGAACAACGGGCTCTATCCGCTGGCGGCCGACATCGCCGCCGTCAAAGCCAACATGCCCACCGGCACGTGGCCGACGAACCCGTTCACCAACGTGGCGGATGAGGCTCCGACCTGGGGCGTGGATCCCGCGGGTGCCGGCCGGTACGGCGTGAACCCGTCGACGATCCTGAGCTACACCATCAAGGGCCATGGCAGCGCAGGCCTCGTCCTCTTGCAGTTGACCAACGGATAG
- a CDS encoding type II secretion system protein: MLRNEKGFTLIELMIVVVIIGILAAIAIPNFVAMQDRARESSVKANMHSLQLAMEDFAVKNTGVYPVAADAAAVKANFPAGTYPTNPFTGVADEAPTYGAAPAAQGRYGPSTMTTTNYILQGYGKSALMSLQLRNG, from the coding sequence ATGCTTCGCAACGAGAAGGGTTTCACGCTGATCGAGCTCATGATCGTGGTGGTCATCATCGGAATCCTCGCCGCGATCGCCATCCCGAACTTCGTCGCCATGCAGGATCGCGCCCGCGAGTCGAGCGTGAAGGCGAACATGCACAGCCTCCAGCTCGCGATGGAAGACTTCGCCGTGAAGAACACGGGCGTGTACCCGGTCGCGGCGGACGCGGCTGCGGTCAAGGCCAACTTCCCGGCCGGCACGTACCCGACGAATCCGTTCACGGGCGTGGCGGACGAGGCCCCGACGTACGGCGCGGCTCCGGCGGCCCAGGGTCGCTACGGTCCGTCCACGATGACGACGACGAACTACATCCTCCAGGGCTACGGCAAGTCGGCGCTCATGTCGCTGCAGCTCCGGAACGGTTAA